A region of the Cannabis sativa cultivar Pink pepper isolate KNU-18-1 chromosome 3, ASM2916894v1, whole genome shotgun sequence genome:
tttaatattaaattatttaatatttatgaatttttttttttttacaaactatcaacaaaataaaacaaattataattattttatgtctccaacaacacattaaataaataaaataacaaataacaaattcaaaggaagaaaaaaaattgtatatatataaaatatttaattttattttaaattgtatgtagagaaaaatatataagaataaaatatacattttatatattaaattttgcaatataattgtattatatgtattagacttttaaattactattttctttatattaaaatgttatttgtatatataattttttaattttgttataaatatgtgtggattggattggatcggttacttttataTGTCAAAgtgcggattttgaattttccaatccaatccaatccgcacagtgcagatatccgcactttgcggattggattggattggatcgtgcggattggattggatcggctattttatgaacacccctactctTTGTGGTCTTCCACGaatatataacataatttaGATTGAAACCCAAAAGTGATTCATTATCATACCATTAGTTAGAGAGAGTTGTCGAGATCGAGACTCAGATTATGGATTCGTCTCACAATGGGAAGTTTGAGATGGAACCTTCGACTCTTCGAGATAGAGACTCAGATTAGGGATTTCACTTTTTGACTGATTcagattcaattttttttttttaaatatatatatattgaaattgGATCGGGTTAGATTcgatctgaaaaaaaaaaaattaagcgagGTGGGACGGATCTAATCCGAAATTTGATAAGTATCTAAATGTTTCATAGATCAGTTGGCCATCAGAGCTCTAACCTAATCTgaataaatagatttttttacCATTCCTAGACTCTTcattttaaaatacatttattcAGACTAGGTTAGAGCTCTGATGGGCAACtaatcatttcaaaatatatttattcggaatataaaaaaaaagaaaaaaatacagatTTTTCTTTCCCCATTTTTTTCCtacattagttttataattttacctaaattaaaataaaacaactaattaattttgttacaataacaactaactttaaaataaattaaatttatacaataacaaaataaatatatatatgatcatttcttaatgggtattacctatgaatggttactaaataaatttaactataaatattaattttaaaaatattaaatcatcaaattttgatctaataacgaataataaaagaaaaatttgaaattccatgcTTAGTtaaactacttaattaaaaaaaatcaaaaaaatatctctttttatactatatcaaaaatatgttcatataaaaatatttaagtgaaACTCAACTTttacttatcttttttttttttttgttaaaaacttttttttattttttttttcaaccaatggaacaatctcagcccatatgatGTAAAAGTGAGAGATTTTTccaattagatagaaaaattaagcataaaaactcaattttttttttcttctaattttacccattaagagtgcacccatatatatatatatctaataaataaaagtatataaataaataaatgtacttATACCGAGCtcggagagaaagaaagagagagagagacggacgggaggtggtggtggtccaaCGTATGAGATGGAGATGAGAGGGACACGACGAGAGGTGGTGGTGGTTCAATGTATGCGACGGAGAGGAGAGGGAGACCGACGGGAGGAGAGGTGGGTGGAGATCGATGGACGAGAGAGACGAGAAGGGACATCGAGAGATGGAGGAAAACGGCGAGAGAGGAGGGTGATGGTGCGGAGGCATATGGGTGGGGTTTTGGAGAGTTATTAAGATTTTCGTTTTAGGGTGTGGGAAATGAAGAAGAAATAGGTAATAAGAAATAAGTGGGCatgtggaaaaaaaaaaaaaaaaaaagcaggtGGACACGTGGGAAATGTGGCGAGAAGTAGGTGACAATTTTTTAATGGACCCTTATACCCGACGGTATAAGggtccattaaaaaaattaaattttattaaaaaacgtCGCCTATTTTGTTTACTACGATTTTAAATTGTCGAGAATACTAAATTTttcccgacggttttaaacagttacttaatttttttagcttaatttttttagcgatAGTCCtcgaaaaaaatcatttttaggATTGTCGCAAATTCTGATATTTGTAGTAGTAGTACTACTTGCAAATTTTCAGAAAATTCCGAGTAGTTTATAATATCAAAACAAGATTTACATATTTTGTTGTACGTACGATTATTCTTTCTTATACGCATGATAAGTAACTATTCAAACTTTATTGTTCAACATTTTaactattcaaatttttttaaaaatttacaagtagTCCTAAATAGTTATAGCGTAcgcaattataaaaaaaattagattgttttttttttctaaataccgAAACCAATAAAAAATCTATCAGAACAACCCTTTAAAAAGATCTACtagtacatatttttttttaagtttatacTAGAAAAAGGTCATAAGTAAAATCTTGAATTATCCATatttatcaaaagaaaaaaaaaatcatattctaCATCATTTCCTCATATTGCAATATtaaacattaaatattataaaacattagatatttatttaattaagatttaaatattatatatttaattagaaaaacttctttcataaaaattactCATAAAAAATCTCATAATGTCAATAGTAATtctcttcttcttattattaaaataactcTTATAAATTCGATTATAGTAAGAATAAAGAAGCCTATATGTGACCAAATAAGAATCTCTATTTGGTTCACTTTTATCATcataaaactaaaattataaatatttttatattgaagGATATGATGTATCCTCACAAATTATTACAAgaaataattatgtataatttattaataactttttaattttcattaattaaaattcatgcCATACTTTGGGACCTTGTTGGGAGAGAAAAGACCCCAATGCCTTTCAACTTCATCTCCATTCTTATTACCCTCATCAAACATTGCAAATATATAAGTCTCAATAGCCTTTCCTTGCTTCTTTGGAGTCCCATTCTTAACATGTTGAACCAAATTATTGTTATAAGTCTTTGCATTATCCACTGTCGTCTCTGTCCCACCACTTGTCGGCCAACCGCTCTCTGATACCACAATGTCCAATGATCCTCCACCAGCCTTTTCCAAAGCGAAATAGGCTGTGTCTAACATCGCATCAAAAAGATTTTGATACCCAAGTCCAGAACCATCATCATGGACCACCTCAGATGAAGCTGTGAAAAGAGCATAGTCCAAATGGATAGTACTGGGTTGACCACTATAACTAAAGTAAGGATACAAATTCACGAGCAATGGAGCTCTATTATTGTTCAAAAACTCGATAATACGGTCAAAAAGTGGCTTGTAGGTCGACCTGATTGACCCTTTAGACGGCGGAAATGAATCGTCCCCGATGAAATCGTACTTGACAGATGTGGAGACTTTGACCCTGTCTGTGAAACCAGCCTTGTTGATTGAGTTTTGGATGTTTTGCATGGCTGGGGAAAGGTATTGGGCGTTTTGTCCATTAGGATCGACTTCATTTCCTACAGCGATGTATTTGATATTGACATCGTTGTAGTTTTGGATGTTGTTTTGTACCCACGTGTCAGCTTCTGATTGGCTTGAAGCCATCTTTTGAAGGTCAGGGTTTGGAAGGTCGAGTATAAGCTCAATGTTGGTGCCTCTTAGGGCTTGGAGGGCCTCTTGGTTTGGATCATAGATTCTCATTCTTTGGATGTTGTTTTGTTTAAAGAGGTCTATCACTTCTTGCTTGGAAGGCAAGTCATTGCCTAACATTCCATAGCAAACACCGATTTGGGCTCCTGAAATTGTAACACaatataattaattcaattaattaatgttagatatctataataaattaaccaagtaaatataatttcaattattcttaattaatatattaaatgttacaaaaataagaaagtaataataattgtaccctacatatacatacattgcTTGATTAATTACTCatcctatttatatatataatctataaatatacatatgaaTATATTATAAAGCAAACTATTCATTTTCATTAATCATTTACTTAGAGTAATTGTTTGGAAAGATTCTCATTAATTAGcaaactattatatatatttctataatCATTTGCTTAGAACAAATAACTATATCCTATAGTAGTAAAcatatttgtttttaaaaactactTTTATATATCACATTTCATGTATAAAGTTtcataaaatttagaataatttaaaatatcaaagtaagaGATTCAAAAGTCTTTTTATATACATGCAATAAACTGTTTGAATCCTAATTTCAAAATcgtaataaaatatcaaaacttTCTTGGAGATATCCCGAACGTAACTACATTACCATCGTgccaatataatatatatatatatatatatatatacatatattgagTTGCAATTTATCTGTGTATATTGAACATAGAAACCTCTTGGGAAGAAGAGAAGTATACCTGTTTTTTCAATGGTTGCCATAACAAGCAACCCAATGAGCAGAAATGTTGAGAGTATGTTGGTCTGAGCCATGGTAATCATTCGatcaatatataattataatgaaaaactatatataatataatggaTTAATTACTTCACAAAAGTACTATATATGTATTATGCATAAATTATATATCAAACACTGTCTCTCAGCTACCCTTATATAGGGAAATAAATTAGAAATCTTCTGTGATCTATCATTGAATTTTCAAACCCAGTAGATTTTTTTTGACAGGTCAAACACTCCATATAGAAATATTCAGCTATAAATGTACATAGTAATTAATGAAAGTAGCCCCaccatgtatatacatataagcCAATTGCATATATACCTACCTTTTCTATAcactaataataaattaacatGTATCTTAtgaattgataaaaaaatttcttgaattatttattgagattattttatttaaaaatttttgttCAGTTTTACTAGAAGTTTGACCTGGATAAAATTTAGTCTCTGAATTTTTTAGACTCTTCAAAATTTTCCGAACTATATATTGAAATTATTGGAGTTAAGaatttttgtttagttttattAATGGAAGTTTGACGTGGATAAAAATTCAGTGGCATGATTttgtacatgttaaagttcggtGGTATAATTTGGTAGACATTAAAATTTAAGAGGCTAGAGTTAGTACAGAAACAATCACTGCACtagtaaaaattaataaatttagacaaaaatttttaaatctacCCATctcaaaacttaaaaaaaaaaaaagcaaaaaaattatattattaccaATTCAAAACTGAGAGGCCATGGTAATAGTatattatttcaattaattaacTATCAACAAAGTATTTCTTTACCTAACATAATTACCTAACTAATCTTCTAAATACAGACCTTGTcgtatattaaatatattgatATGATCAATTCAAGATAACAAATGGATGATTAGGTTAAATGTACACAAAGaacaaaaattaacatttttaataaatataatacccactcattatatatatataatcatagagtttattttctctttcaaTTGCATGTTACAATGttggataaaatatattaattcctctaataaaatattgagaaaatttaTAATAGTGtatgttgtaattattatttaaattatattaaattaaaaaaaaaaattgaataatttattatatatagttatatgATCACGTACTCATTTTCAATAGTTCACACATTTGTGATAAGAAAATTAAATGAGAAACTTATTTTATGGGTCACAATTATGGCCACACAAAATGGAGGCCAATAGGGCAAGAGACCAAGACTTTTACTTATTTTGGACCATCTTATACTCCTATTCCTCACACAAGTGTTATACTAAATAAGTTGTGTGTGTTTAGAAGTAACACACCTAATTATTATTAGATA
Encoded here:
- the LOC115710104 gene encoding glucan endo-1,3-beta-glucosidase, basic isoform isoform X3, whose protein sequence is MITMAQTNILSTFLLIGLLVMATIEKTGAQIGVCYGMLGNDLPSKQEVIDLFKQNNIQRMRIYDPNQEALQALRGTNIELILDLPNPDLQKMASSQSEADTWVQNNIQNYNDVNIKYIAVGNEVDPNGQNAQYLSPAMQNIQNSINKAGFTDRVKVSTSVKYDFIGDDSFPPSKGSIRSTYKPLFDRIIEFLNNNRAPLLVNLYPYFSYSGQPSTIHLDYALFTASSEVVHDDGSGLGYQNLFDAMLDTAYFALEKAGGGSLDIVVSESGWPTSGGTETTVDNAKTYNNNLVQHVKNGTPKKQGKAIETYIFAMFDEGNKNGDEVERHWGLFSPNKVPKYGMNFN